Proteins encoded within one genomic window of Zavarzinella sp.:
- a CDS encoding glycosyltransferase family 4 protein yields MGTKRILLFSEIFPPKTGGSGRWFWEIYSRFSPDQIVVLTSTDASAETFDPHQKMKIIRLPMEMPSRGIRNRANFRVYWRLMGQLKHIAKDNQIDVVHCARNLPEGFIAWGAKKFSGMPYFCYVHGEDIGISSTSRELTWMTNRVFGSARKIIANSQNSQKLLQNDWAVPSEKVHLLYPGVDACKFVPAPPDLAWRQQHHWAGRTVLLTVGRLQKRKGHDHLLRAIALLKPRFPQILAVIAGSGEELPTLQVLVRELELANHVRFLGEVPDTDLLKCYQQCDLFVLPNRSIGKDFEGFGMVLLEAQACGKPVLAGASGGTRETMQVGESGDLVDCEQPELLAEKLTELLEQPEKLIKMGQLGRTWVENRFDWKTLHRHAEQLFYT; encoded by the coding sequence GTGGGTACGAAACGGATTTTACTGTTCAGCGAGATTTTCCCACCCAAAACCGGTGGCAGTGGGCGCTGGTTCTGGGAAATCTATTCCCGATTTTCTCCCGATCAAATTGTGGTGCTCACCAGCACCGATGCCAGTGCTGAAACATTTGATCCGCATCAGAAAATGAAAATTATTCGCCTGCCGATGGAGATGCCCTCCCGTGGGATTAGAAATCGGGCAAATTTTCGCGTTTACTGGCGTTTAATGGGTCAACTGAAACACATCGCCAAAGACAACCAAATCGATGTGGTGCATTGCGCCCGCAACCTGCCCGAAGGATTTATTGCCTGGGGTGCCAAAAAATTTAGTGGCATGCCGTATTTTTGTTACGTTCATGGCGAAGATATCGGCATCTCTTCGACCAGCCGCGAACTGACCTGGATGACAAATCGCGTTTTTGGTAGTGCCAGGAAAATAATTGCCAACAGTCAGAATAGCCAGAAACTGTTACAGAACGATTGGGCAGTGCCATCGGAAAAGGTTCATTTGCTCTATCCCGGTGTGGATGCCTGCAAGTTTGTGCCTGCTCCACCTGATCTGGCGTGGCGGCAACAGCACCATTGGGCTGGCCGCACCGTCCTGCTGACGGTGGGGCGATTGCAAAAACGGAAAGGCCACGACCATTTATTGCGGGCGATCGCACTGTTGAAGCCCCGTTTCCCACAGATTCTGGCAGTGATCGCTGGGTCAGGCGAAGAATTACCCACCTTACAAGTGTTGGTGCGTGAACTGGAATTGGCAAATCACGTGCGGTTTCTGGGCGAGGTTCCGGATACCGACCTCCTGAAGTGCTACCAGCAATGTGATCTGTTTGTTTTACCTAACCGCTCTATTGGTAAGGACTTCGAAGGATTCGGCATGGTGCTCCTGGAAGCACAGGCGTGCGGCAAGCCAGTCCTGGCCGGTGCCAGCGGGGGCACTCGCGAAACGATGCAAGTGGGAGAATCTGGCGACCTGGTTGATTGTGAACAACCTGAGTTACTGGCTGAGAAACTCACCGAACTGCTCGAACAGCCGGAAAAACTCATTAAAATGGGCCAGTTGGGACGCACCTGGGTTGAAAATCGATTTGATTGGAAGACATTACATCGGCACGCAGAACAGTTATTTTACACGTAA
- a CDS encoding ATP-binding protein — translation MDSKVAALVSEGEFMFTAVPVTSMPRWDLAAEAIALRIRWFGLFLGFLYVNFGIKVEDRLVLDAILALGLIYTIMDSIWHLRGKVFFGEYPLVVSAMEALFIGILCFFEQDADSPFRFYYLLSLICCAIRHPLPTTYVTCLFHCFSYAVLNLALPEGSSNAFLVLLMTIVLVWLTWAASGFVNLTKQIESHLRNLNNELQEQQEELEQRIEDRTRQLQETQAQLLHQEKMAGFGLLAAGIAHEVGNPLMAISTIMQMLQRRDPEPYTKDKLQLVGTQLSRIQGILRELMNFSRPATVERTQFTIRDVVDEALGIAKYYRGINNRNVEATIAPNLPVISGQRDQFVQVIFNLVLNAIDATPNGGNIGLTANLAGENIQLTVSDNGCGIPLEEQHRLFQPYFTTKKQGTGLGLFICRKIMQEHGGTIQVTSTPGEGTRFELTIPAVAIVVPETEERK, via the coding sequence ATGGATTCTAAGGTAGCTGCACTTGTTTCGGAAGGAGAGTTTATGTTTACTGCGGTGCCTGTTACCAGCATGCCCAGATGGGATCTTGCTGCGGAAGCGATTGCCCTTCGCATCCGCTGGTTCGGGTTGTTTTTGGGCTTTCTCTATGTCAATTTTGGCATCAAGGTGGAAGATCGCCTCGTGCTGGATGCCATTCTGGCACTGGGGCTCATCTACACCATCATGGACAGCATCTGGCACCTACGCGGGAAGGTATTCTTTGGTGAATACCCCCTGGTGGTATCTGCCATGGAGGCACTTTTCATCGGCATTCTCTGTTTCTTTGAACAGGACGCAGACAGCCCGTTCCGTTTTTACTATCTGTTGTCGCTGATCTGCTGCGCAATCCGCCATCCATTGCCCACTACATATGTGACCTGTCTGTTCCACTGCTTCAGTTATGCGGTGCTGAATCTGGCCCTGCCAGAGGGCTCTTCGAATGCATTTCTGGTGCTATTGATGACAATTGTGCTGGTCTGGCTGACGTGGGCTGCTTCCGGGTTCGTCAATCTGACAAAGCAGATCGAATCCCACCTGCGGAATCTGAATAACGAACTGCAGGAACAACAGGAAGAGCTGGAACAACGAATTGAAGACCGAACGCGGCAACTGCAGGAAACCCAGGCACAGTTACTGCACCAGGAAAAAATGGCTGGCTTTGGATTGCTGGCAGCAGGCATCGCCCATGAAGTGGGCAATCCGCTCATGGCGATTTCCACGATTATGCAAATGTTGCAACGACGAGATCCGGAGCCTTACACCAAAGACAAATTACAGTTGGTGGGCACGCAATTATCTCGTATTCAGGGGATTTTGCGGGAGTTGATGAACTTCAGCAGACCAGCCACCGTGGAACGTACGCAGTTTACCATACGGGATGTGGTGGATGAAGCCCTGGGGATTGCCAAGTATTATCGTGGCATCAACAATCGCAATGTGGAAGCGACGATTGCACCCAACCTGCCCGTAATTTCCGGACAGCGGGACCAATTTGTACAGGTCATTTTCAACCTGGTGCTGAATGCCATTGATGCTACTCCGAATGGTGGAAACATTGGCCTGACAGCGAACCTGGCAGGCGAAAACATACAATTAACTGTAAGTGATAATGGGTGTGGTATTCCGCTGGAAGAACAGCACCGTTTGTTTCAGCCGTACTTTACCACCAAAAAACAGGGGACAGGGTTGGGACTGTTTATTTGTCGCAAAATTATGCAGGAGCACGGTGGTACCATTCAGGTAACATCGACACCAGGTGAAGGCACCCGTTTTGAATTAACCATTCCTGCGGTTGCTATTGTTGTGCCGGAAACCGAGGAACGAAAATGA
- a CDS encoding IS66 family transposase, giving the protein MEIESFNSECPGCQQLLKQVHLLQQQLMDQQQIIQQQQKTILALEARIRDLEDKLKPPNKQEPAEKEKLASQKPTGRKRGAQHGHKANLRKPLPPESVDSFIKFVPETCSRCHKSLVGCPNLPEPRIHQQVELPQQPLIVTQYEGHSRKCADCGHTTAMTIPAEYRNHCTGPRLTAALLCMVGQDGLSKRSIERTCKTIFGIDISLGTISNLEAEAIPALDAPYEEAREKVKNADVKGFDETGWKEAGHKRWLWTAIAAKIHIVVFLIHARRNIDALKTFMGEALPGFVSTDRWKVYVKNLPEDSHQLCWAHLKRNWEALSKRSKRATKLVDHWLELHKEIFELWHIFTRDHQISRQTLQQRMKPLKERVRTLLKQGQGSKDQTVAGFCERVAKVERRLWLFVDHEHVPPTNNDAERVQRRAVLWRRRSFGSQSARGCRFAERILTVCETLKLQGRNVLDYLEEAINAHRKGKPAPKLATT; this is encoded by the coding sequence ATGGAAATCGAGTCGTTCAATTCCGAATGTCCTGGGTGCCAGCAATTGCTCAAGCAGGTTCATTTGCTGCAACAACAGCTGATGGATCAGCAACAAATTATTCAGCAACAACAAAAGACAATACTGGCGCTGGAAGCTCGCATTCGTGATCTGGAAGACAAGCTGAAACCGCCTAACAAGCAAGAACCTGCAGAAAAAGAAAAATTAGCTTCCCAAAAGCCGACTGGTCGCAAACGCGGGGCACAACATGGTCACAAGGCAAATCTGCGAAAACCCTTGCCTCCTGAAAGTGTGGACTCCTTTATCAAGTTCGTGCCAGAAACCTGTTCTCGCTGCCACAAATCACTTGTTGGCTGTCCGAATCTACCTGAACCCAGGATTCATCAGCAAGTTGAACTGCCACAGCAGCCTTTAATCGTAACACAATATGAAGGTCATTCCCGGAAATGTGCTGATTGTGGACACACAACGGCGATGACCATTCCTGCCGAGTACCGCAACCATTGCACCGGTCCTCGATTGACAGCTGCTCTGCTATGTATGGTGGGTCAGGATGGATTGAGTAAACGGTCAATCGAACGAACTTGCAAAACGATTTTTGGCATAGACATATCCTTGGGAACCATCAGCAATCTGGAAGCCGAGGCAATTCCGGCATTGGACGCACCTTATGAGGAAGCTCGTGAGAAAGTTAAAAACGCTGATGTAAAGGGGTTTGATGAAACGGGCTGGAAAGAGGCGGGCCACAAACGCTGGTTATGGACAGCGATTGCGGCAAAGATTCATATCGTAGTATTTCTCATTCATGCACGTCGCAATATTGATGCATTGAAAACGTTTATGGGTGAAGCACTCCCTGGATTTGTCAGTACGGATCGCTGGAAGGTATATGTGAAGAACCTTCCTGAAGATAGCCATCAATTATGTTGGGCACATTTGAAACGCAACTGGGAGGCATTGTCCAAACGAAGTAAGCGAGCGACAAAACTCGTGGATCACTGGCTTGAATTACACAAGGAAATATTTGAGCTATGGCATATTTTTACGAGAGATCATCAGATAAGTCGCCAAACATTGCAACAGCGGATGAAACCGTTGAAGGAACGCGTACGCACGCTGCTGAAACAGGGGCAAGGTAGTAAGGACCAAACAGTTGCAGGGTTTTGCGAGAGGGTGGCCAAAGTAGAAAGGCGTTTATGGCTGTTTGTCGACCATGAGCATGTTCCGCCAACGAATAATGATGCGGAGCGTGTACAACGTCGCGCTGTGTTGTGGCGGCGACGCAGCTTTGGTTCTCAAAGTGCTCGTGGCTGTCGGTTCGCAGAGCGAATCCTGACGGTATGTGAAACATTGAAACTACAGGGGAGAAACGTATTAGATTATCTGGAAGAAGCGATCAACGCACACCGGAAAGGCAAACCTGCACCGAAACTTGCAACAACATAA
- a CDS encoding sigma-54 dependent transcriptional regulator has translation MSRNPKRAAILIVDDEQLIRENLAEFLSQEGFSVQTAGSGEEAVEHAQKRLFDLVLCDVNLPGIDGVQTLERITKISPETFVILITAYATVESAVEAFHRGAQDYLMKPILLDEVLNKIKRLLHLQDLHRENQFLRRELHRVETDQADAVIGKSPDMRKVFELAAKVARTPSTVLIQGESGSGKEVLARYIHRESGLDRFLAVNCAAIPNDLLENQLFGHRKGSFTGADRDQLGVFVHAGEGTVFLDEIGDLPLATQGKLLRAIELKEILPVGANEPVRVEARIIAATNKNLAKAVEEKKFREDLYYRLNVVTLSLPPLRDRQEDIPELVEFLIAKHNRALGKRFNGVSHEAMRLLISCAWKGNVRELDNAIQRAIILGDGPFIIPEDLPPDLAPMTDDPNSVDDLSMAVKRFERRHIERILRQAGEKKEAAKRMNISLSSLYRKMDELEIVGTD, from the coding sequence ATGAGCAGGAATCCAAAGCGAGCAGCTATCCTTATTGTTGATGATGAACAACTGATTCGCGAGAATCTGGCAGAATTTCTCAGTCAGGAAGGTTTTTCCGTCCAGACTGCTGGTTCTGGCGAAGAAGCAGTGGAGCATGCCCAGAAGCGATTGTTCGATCTGGTACTGTGCGATGTCAACCTGCCAGGAATTGATGGCGTGCAAACGCTGGAACGGATCACCAAGATCAGCCCGGAAACATTTGTAATCCTGATTACAGCCTATGCCACTGTGGAAAGTGCGGTAGAAGCATTCCACCGTGGGGCCCAGGATTATCTGATGAAACCGATCCTGCTGGATGAGGTGCTGAATAAAATCAAGCGATTGTTGCATTTGCAGGACCTGCACCGTGAAAATCAGTTTTTACGCAGAGAACTGCACCGAGTGGAAACCGATCAGGCAGATGCTGTGATTGGCAAAAGCCCGGATATGCGAAAAGTGTTCGAACTGGCAGCAAAAGTCGCCCGCACACCTTCAACGGTGCTCATTCAGGGGGAAAGTGGGTCTGGCAAGGAAGTCCTGGCACGTTACATTCACCGCGAATCAGGTCTGGACCGCTTTCTGGCAGTGAACTGTGCTGCAATTCCCAATGACCTGCTGGAAAATCAGCTTTTTGGGCACCGCAAAGGCTCCTTCACTGGTGCCGATCGTGATCAACTGGGCGTGTTTGTGCATGCGGGTGAAGGCACAGTTTTTCTGGATGAAATTGGCGACTTGCCATTAGCCACCCAGGGGAAATTGTTGCGGGCAATTGAACTGAAGGAAATCCTCCCGGTAGGTGCAAATGAACCAGTTCGAGTTGAAGCACGGATCATTGCTGCCACCAATAAGAATTTGGCCAAAGCAGTCGAGGAAAAGAAGTTTCGCGAAGATCTGTACTATCGCCTGAACGTGGTAACTCTCAGCCTGCCCCCTCTGCGGGATCGTCAGGAAGATATTCCGGAACTGGTGGAGTTTTTGATTGCCAAGCACAATCGCGCTTTGGGTAAACGCTTTAATGGTGTCAGCCACGAAGCGATGCGGTTGTTGATTTCCTGTGCGTGGAAAGGAAACGTGCGGGAACTGGATAATGCCATCCAGCGTGCGATCATCCTGGGCGATGGTCCGTTCATCATTCCAGAAGACCTCCCACCAGATCTGGCACCGATGACCGACGATCCCAACTCCGTAGATGATTTAAGCATGGCAGTGAAGCGATTTGAACGCCGCCACATCGAACGGATTTTGCGTCAGGCGGGAGAGAAAAAAGAAGCTGCCAAACGAATGAATATCAGCCTCAGCTCGCTTTACCGCAAAATGGATGAATTGGAAATTGTAGGCACAGATTGA
- a CDS encoding DUF1501 domain-containing protein → MFSRRHFLQSSGAGFGSLVLPFLLQAEDRKVVNHHPAKAKRVVQLFMAGAASHVDLFDYKPELEKHHGKPWNPGEKVELFQSTPGSTFASPWKFRQYGKSGKWLSEIAAPLGDVVDEMAFIHNLVGKTGVHSQGTFLQATGFQSPGFPGMGCWISYGLGSLNQQLPTFVVLPDHRGFASNGSKNWDAAFLPAEHQGTIIRPGNRVPIDNIQPADTGKFVTPAANTAGIDLLSKLNAEHAKTRTEDSRLESRIASYELAAQMQLAAPEALDLTREPKSTWKHYGIEETPPAWPAEINTAEETDHLARKCITARRLLERGVRFVQIWSGCDNGFPRRNWDSHEDIARDHGPLGLGMARAVRSFIQDLKRTGLLEETIVLWTTEFGRMPCAQGGKGRDHNPFCFTNWLCGGGIKGGTTFGESDVWGFKPAEPKKATQVYDVHATILHLLGIDHTRFTVRQNGIDRRLTDVHGHVVKDLL, encoded by the coding sequence ATGTTCTCGCGGCGGCACTTTCTACAGTCTTCCGGTGCGGGCTTTGGCTCGCTGGTGTTGCCATTTCTGCTGCAGGCGGAAGATCGAAAAGTAGTCAACCATCATCCCGCCAAAGCCAAGCGTGTGGTTCAACTATTTATGGCAGGTGCTGCCAGCCATGTCGACCTGTTCGACTACAAGCCAGAGCTGGAAAAACACCACGGTAAACCATGGAATCCGGGTGAAAAAGTGGAGCTGTTTCAAAGCACCCCCGGGTCTACGTTCGCTTCACCCTGGAAGTTCCGCCAGTATGGCAAATCAGGCAAGTGGCTGTCGGAAATTGCAGCACCGTTAGGCGATGTGGTGGATGAGATGGCCTTCATCCACAATCTGGTGGGCAAAACGGGTGTGCACAGTCAGGGCACATTCCTGCAGGCTACCGGTTTTCAATCTCCTGGCTTTCCGGGCATGGGTTGCTGGATCAGCTATGGGCTGGGTTCGCTGAATCAGCAATTGCCCACATTCGTGGTGTTGCCCGACCACCGTGGCTTTGCATCGAACGGCAGCAAGAACTGGGATGCTGCCTTCTTACCTGCAGAACATCAAGGCACCATTATCCGACCGGGCAACCGCGTGCCAATTGATAACATTCAACCAGCCGATACGGGTAAGTTTGTTACCCCCGCTGCCAACACGGCGGGGATTGATCTGTTGAGTAAATTGAATGCGGAACATGCCAAAACCCGCACAGAAGACAGTCGGCTGGAATCGCGAATTGCTTCTTATGAACTGGCTGCACAGATGCAGTTGGCGGCACCCGAAGCACTGGATTTAACGCGAGAGCCGAAATCAACCTGGAAGCACTACGGCATCGAAGAAACCCCACCTGCGTGGCCCGCAGAGATTAACACAGCTGAAGAAACCGACCATTTGGCCCGCAAATGCATTACTGCACGACGGCTACTGGAACGTGGGGTGCGGTTTGTGCAGATCTGGTCTGGGTGCGACAACGGTTTCCCACGTCGGAACTGGGATTCGCATGAAGATATCGCACGCGACCACGGCCCACTGGGGCTGGGGATGGCACGCGCGGTGCGGTCGTTCATACAGGATCTGAAACGCACCGGACTGCTGGAAGAAACCATCGTGCTATGGACCACCGAATTTGGCCGCATGCCCTGTGCTCAGGGTGGCAAAGGGCGAGATCACAACCCGTTCTGTTTCACCAACTGGCTGTGCGGTGGGGGAATCAAAGGCGGCACCACATTTGGCGAAAGCGATGTCTGGGGCTTCAAGCCAGCGGAGCCGAAAAAGGCCACCCAAGTTTATGATGTGCACGCCACGATTCTGCATTTGCTTGGCATCGACCATACCCGCTTCACCGTGCGGCAAAATGGAATTGATCGTCGCCTGACCGATGTTCATGGCCACGTGGTGAAAGATTTACTTTAA